One stretch of Lucilia cuprina isolate Lc7/37 chromosome 6, ASM2204524v1, whole genome shotgun sequence DNA includes these proteins:
- the LOC111675198 gene encoding DNA repair protein complementing XP-C cells homolog isoform X1, whose product MSDEEDSMSEGFSASEDEWKPSKDIKGGESSDDDDSDFEGSPLAEAASGGSGTSAGRKRGEPKARSAAKQTSSKKRTGLSLRAKLYNKYRPPPKTFSPPSGVAGKNSPSASTSRTNSKNATAPNESKSIKRLNNADEDSGSSSDSSIDNYLVNPEDLDIQSSFFNVETKSTKRPSVSPVPVFDCNAGLGNLTDSGSDDDLVEAKKDEKAFDFNNLLEYAKSLERVKESVAKHNAEESSKKSSASTNIDTLDVYAVLALGEKQQNRSHNDGEDEDDEDDDDVIGNEQKPNKSQPSKLNKTKSTRIKRHTKTRPTSTVAANDTDDSDWEEVADTSEGIDTTATSSDISHIGSLEIHVDLPSRNREKKIKTQQDIEMAFKRRLNRDIKERQVLLHKASLLCHFGRTFFYNRLLNDTILMPKVLKLLPSKSAYPPDRGTEIKYFQSMVTWFKSAIKLKTQNLYPEKSAAKTKTKAHLELLKQIEKKEARSKQDMIFIFIILLRGMGLQCRLIVNMQPMPLKPAQSDLLSLKLKKDDDERGDKNVSVSSKKIKKEDRDTDSNTEAMPQAYCSKVKIMKQESTDSEQKTVEAKKSIKNVPKSDAKEKVENEQEVKSKKIKKSKQSSSVDSEDVVKVEEHQKTSRKLTNSKEMENRNNTKRTKSESGMKKEKVTKTNAKEKHIDEKTQASATTINVKEPKGDKNEENPKSKEKTIKGTAVKKTKTTVTSSLASGTKTSEPSAKDINNEKSSGPDDLENSQKENKTKSLNKPTLSRLKRTKAIDSSDKQEEKPNKRPTIEAGTLVIPKIVVQAGKDLNPTEQPTTSKQTRSTRSRSKSPQAHISTAFLLQNSHYKEKFPGIIQQNTNVKKKTIRGKSPINKAKISTDFLIHPQPISVPKRVLRSRQKTNEDSQDDTKTMQVEIPQLDGANDNDADCENNILNSKNGKKKRRPNIKKLKTQRSTDNSDEDFEPSPPKKPKSAPSLAKQDRRVLSSDDENDNADSAEKAKRKQTAGDMWIEVWCDVEEQWICVDIFKGKIHCVDTIRKSASPSLAYVFAFQNDLSIKDVTARYCPNWTTVVRKSRVDKAWLDTAICKYVGHRTKRDIKEDQELRRIHEEKPMPTAIGDYKNHPFYALERHLLKFEAIYPPNAPTLGYIRGEAVYSRDCVHTLHSRDIWLKQARTVKLGEKPYKIVKARPKWDRITQTVIKDQPLEIFGYWQTQDYEPPTAENGLVPRNAYGNVELFKPSMLPKKTKHIRLPGLNRICKKLGIDCANAVVGFDFHQGACHPTYDGFIVCEEFEDQVVAAWHQDQEEQERKEQEKYEARVYGNWKKLIRGLLIRERLKIKYNF is encoded by the exons ATGTCAGACGAAGAAGATTCTATGTCTGAAGGCTTTTCAGCAAGTGAGGATGAGTGGAAGCCCAGCAAAGATATTAAGGGGGGCGAGTCATCAGATGATGATGATAGCGATTTTGAAGGATCGCCCTTAGCTGAAGCTGCAAGTGGAGGAAGTGGAACAAGTGCGGGACGAAAAAG ggGAGAGCCAAAAGCTCGCAGTGCTGCCAAACAAACATCATCAAAAAAACGCACTGGGTTATCACTGCGTGCCAAACTTTATAACAAATATAGGCCACCACCCAAAACATTTTCACCACCCAGCGGTGTTGCTGGGAAGAACTCCCCCTCAGCATCTACATCACGCACGAATTCAAAAAACGCCACGGCGCCCAATGAAAGCAAAAGTATCAAACGATTAAATAATGCCGACGAAGATTCAGGCTCCAGCAGTGATTCCAGCATTGATAACTATCTAGTTAATCCCGAAGATTTGGATATTCAATCCAGTTTTTTCAACGTTGAAACTAAGTCAACCAAAAGACCTTCAGTCTCACCTGTTCCCGTTTTTGATTGTAACGCCGGTCTTGGAAATCTTACTGACTCTGGGTCAGATGACGATCTGGTTGAGgcgaaaaaagatgaaaaagcTTTTGACTTTAATAACTTGCTTGAGTATGCTAAAAGTCTGGAACGCGTTAAGGAAAGCGTTGCCAAGCATAATGCTGAAGAATCTAGTAAAAAATCGTCAGCATCTACAAATATTGATACTTTAGATGTATATGCCGTGCTTGCATTGGGCGAAAAGCAACAAAATCGTTCACACAACGATGGAGAAGATGAAGATGATGAAGACGACGATGACGTTATCGGCAACGAACAAAAGCCAAACAAAAGTCAACCTTCAAAACTAAACAAGACAAAATCTACAAGAATTAAACGACATACGAAAACACGTCCTACATCAACTGTGGCCGCCAATGATACCGACGATTCTGATTGGGAAGAAGTAGCAG ATACTTCAGAAGGTATTGACACCACAGCAACTTCAAGCGACATTTCACATATTGGAAGCCTTGAAATACACGTAGATTTGCCATCTCGCAATcgtgagaaaaaaataaagaccCAACAAGACATAGAAATGGCTTTTAAACGTAGACTAAATCGAGATATTAAGGAACGTCAAGTTCTACTGCACAAAGCCAGTTTGTTGTGTCATTTTGGTCgtacatttttttacaatcgTTTGTTAAACGACACAATCTTAATGCCAaaagttttaaagcttttaccCAGTAAATCCGCATATCCGCCTGACAGaggaactgaaataaaatactTTCAGTCAATGGTGACTTGGTTTAAGAGTGCGatcaaattaaaaacacaaaatttatatcCTGAAAAATCAGCAGCTAAAACCAAAACCAAAGCACACCTTGAACTTTTGAAACAAATTGAGAAAAAAGAAGCTCGTAGCAAACAGGATatgattttcatatttattattctGCTACGTGGTATGGGACTCCAATGTCGTTTGATTGTAAATATGCAACCGATGCCCTTGAAACCTGCTCAATCAGATTTACTATcgcttaaattgaaaaaagatgATGATGAAAGGGGTGATAAAAATGTTTCCGTTTCTTCTAAAAAGATCAAGAAAGAGGATCGAGATACAGATAGTAACACTGAAGCAATGCCTCAGGCTTACTGTTCTAAAGTTAAGATAATGAAACAGGAGAGCACAGATAGTGaacaaaaaacagttgaagCTAAGAAAAGCATAAAAAATGTACCTAAAAGTGATGCAaaagaaaaagtagaaaatgaaCAAGAAGTTAAatctaagaaaattaaaaagtccAAGCAAAGTTCCTCTGTAGACAGTGAAGATGTCGTAAAAGTAGAAGAACaccaaaaaacaagtaggaaattaACAAACTCAAAGGAAATGGAAAATCGGAATAACACTAAACGCACTAAATCAGAATCTggtatgaaaaaagaaaaggtaacaaaaacaaatgctaaagaaaaacatattgatGAAAAAACACAAGCATCGGCaactactataaatgttaaAGAGCCTAAGGGTGACAAGAATGAAGAAAACCCTAAATCGAAAGAGAAAACAATAAAGGGGACGGCagttaagaaaactaaaactacTGTAACAAGCAGCCTGGCTTCAGGAACTAAAACTTCAGAACCTTCAGCAAAAGACATCAATAACGAGAAAAGTAGCGGCCCCGATGATTTggaaaattcacaaaaagaaaataaaactaaatctcTAAACAAACCTACTTTGTCACGATTAAAGCGTACTAAAGCAATCGACAGCAGTGATAAGCAAGAGGAAAAACCTAACAAGAGACCTACAATTGAGGCCGGCACCTTGGTCATACCAAAAATTGTCGTACAAGCTGGAAAAGACCTAAATCCTACTGAACAACCCACCACCTCAAAACAAACACGAAGTACTCGGTCTCGTAGTAAATCACCACAGGCCCATATATCTACAGCTTTTCTATTACAAAACTCACACTACAAAGAAAAATTCCCAGGTATTATACAGCAAAatacaaatgttaaaaagaaaacgaTTCGTGGTAAAAGTCCCattaataaagcaaaaatatcAACCGATTTTCTAATACATCCTCAACCTATCAGTGTTCCAAAACGAGTTCTACGTTCACGTCAAAAGACCAACGAAGATTCTCAAGATGATACCAAAACTATGCAAGTTGAAATACCTCAGTTAGACGGAGCAAATGATAATGATGCTGATTGTGAGAATAATATTTTGAACTCGAAAAATGGCAAAAAGAAACGTCgcccaaacataaaaaaattaaagaccCAACGTAGTACAGACAATTCCGATGAAGATTTTGAACCGTCACCACCGAAAAAACCAAAATCTGCACCTTCTTTAGCTAAACAAGATCGTCGTGTATTATCGTCTGATGATGAAAATGATAATGCGGATAGTGCTGAGAAGGCGAAACGTAAACAGACTGCTGGCGATATGTGGATTGAAGTTTGGTGTGATGTTGAGGAACAATGGATTTGTGTCgatatatttaaaggaaaaatacaTTGCGTCGATACAATAAGA aaATCCGCTTCGCCCTCTTTGGCATATGTCTTTGCATTTCAAAATGATTTAAGTATTAAAGATGTTACTGCTAGATATTGTCCGAATTGGACTACCGTCGTACGTAAATCTAGAGTAGATAAAGCCTGGTTAGACACAGCGATTTGTAAGTATGTGGGTCATCGTACAAAGCGTGACATAAAAGAGGATCAAGAATTGCGACGTATTCATGAAGAGAAACCGATGCCAACCGCTATTGGAGACTATAAAAATCACCCATTTTATGCTTTGGAACGGCATTTATTAAAATTCGAAGCCATATATCCACCCAATGCGCCAACACTCGGCTATATTCGCGGAGAAGCTGTGTATTCCAGAGATTGTGTTCACACTTTGCACTCCAGGGATATTTGGCTTAAGCAAGCCCGAACCGTAAAATTAGGTGAAAAAccatataaaattgtaaaggCACGACCCAAGTGGGATAGG aTCACTCAAACTGTCATAAAAGATCAACCACTTGAAATTTTTGGTTACTGGCAAACACAGGATTATGAACCACCCACAGCTGAAAACGGTCTGGTACCACGTAATGCATACGGTAATGTTGAGTTATTCAAACCGTCCATGTTGCCCAAAAAAACCAAACATATACGTt TGCCTGGTCTTAACCGAATTTGCAAAAAACTTGGGATCGATTGTGCCAATGCTGTAGTCGGCTTTGATTTTCATCAAGGCGCTTGTCATCCCACCTATGATGGCTTTATTGTTTGTGAAGAATTCGAAGATCAAGTTGTTGCCGCCTGGCATCAAGATCAAGAAGAACAGGAACGCAAAGAACAGGAAAAATATGAGGCTCGAGTTTATGGCAACTGGAAGAAACTTATTCGAGGTCTTCTTATCCGTGAACGTCTaaagataaaatataatttttaa
- the LOC111675198 gene encoding DNA repair protein complementing XP-C cells homolog isoform X2, translating into MSDEEDSMSEGFSASEDEWKPSKDIKGGESSDDDDSDFEGSPLAEAASGGSGTSAGRKRGEPKARSAAKQTSSKKRTGLSLRAKLYNKYRPPPKTFSPPSGVAGKNSPSASTSRTNSKNATAPNESKSIKRLNNADEDSGSSSDSSIDNYLVNPEDLDIQSSFFNVETKSTKRPSVSPVPVFDCNAGLGNLTDSGSDDDLVEAKKDEKAFDFNNLLEYAKSLERVKESVAKHNAEESSKKSSASTNIDTLDVYAVLALGEKQQNRSHNDGEDEDDEDDDDVIGNEQKPNKSQPSKLNKTKSTRIKRHTKTRPTSTVAANDTDDSDWEEVAGRKRK; encoded by the exons ATGTCAGACGAAGAAGATTCTATGTCTGAAGGCTTTTCAGCAAGTGAGGATGAGTGGAAGCCCAGCAAAGATATTAAGGGGGGCGAGTCATCAGATGATGATGATAGCGATTTTGAAGGATCGCCCTTAGCTGAAGCTGCAAGTGGAGGAAGTGGAACAAGTGCGGGACGAAAAAG ggGAGAGCCAAAAGCTCGCAGTGCTGCCAAACAAACATCATCAAAAAAACGCACTGGGTTATCACTGCGTGCCAAACTTTATAACAAATATAGGCCACCACCCAAAACATTTTCACCACCCAGCGGTGTTGCTGGGAAGAACTCCCCCTCAGCATCTACATCACGCACGAATTCAAAAAACGCCACGGCGCCCAATGAAAGCAAAAGTATCAAACGATTAAATAATGCCGACGAAGATTCAGGCTCCAGCAGTGATTCCAGCATTGATAACTATCTAGTTAATCCCGAAGATTTGGATATTCAATCCAGTTTTTTCAACGTTGAAACTAAGTCAACCAAAAGACCTTCAGTCTCACCTGTTCCCGTTTTTGATTGTAACGCCGGTCTTGGAAATCTTACTGACTCTGGGTCAGATGACGATCTGGTTGAGgcgaaaaaagatgaaaaagcTTTTGACTTTAATAACTTGCTTGAGTATGCTAAAAGTCTGGAACGCGTTAAGGAAAGCGTTGCCAAGCATAATGCTGAAGAATCTAGTAAAAAATCGTCAGCATCTACAAATATTGATACTTTAGATGTATATGCCGTGCTTGCATTGGGCGAAAAGCAACAAAATCGTTCACACAACGATGGAGAAGATGAAGATGATGAAGACGACGATGACGTTATCGGCAACGAACAAAAGCCAAACAAAAGTCAACCTTCAAAACTAAACAAGACAAAATCTACAAGAATTAAACGACATACGAAAACACGTCCTACATCAACTGTGGCCGCCAATGATACCGACGATTCTGATTGGGAAGAAGTAGCAGGTAGGAAACGCAAGTAG